In a genomic window of Blattabacterium cuenoti:
- a CDS encoding phosphatidylserine decarboxylase family protein, whose product MIHKEGITFLGYTLVIILLLIIFSFLLFSKLICIFISIFFIVFYLFLILFFRNPKRKFNEINDNGNKEIIISPADGKILKIQKVFENEFLKKKCICISIFMSPFNVHVNRFPVSGKIIYVKYHPGKYVIAWLPKSSSYNEHTTTVVKTNKGEKILFRQIAGFLTRRIILYAKKNSIVKKGDEFGFIKFGSRVDIFLPLYSIILVKKGEKVIGGITKISTIPSI is encoded by the coding sequence ATGATTCATAAAGAAGGAATTACATTTTTAGGATATACATTAGTGATAATATTATTATTAATAATTTTTTCTTTTCTTTTATTTTCCAAATTAATTTGTATTTTCATATCAATTTTTTTTATTGTTTTTTATCTTTTTCTAATTCTTTTTTTTAGAAATCCGAAAAGAAAATTTAATGAAATTAATGATAATGGAAATAAAGAAATAATTATTTCTCCTGCTGATGGAAAAATCTTGAAAATACAAAAAGTTTTTGAAAATGAATTCTTAAAAAAGAAATGCATATGTATTTCTATTTTTATGTCTCCTTTTAATGTACATGTAAATAGATTTCCTGTTTCTGGAAAAATTATTTATGTAAAATATCATCCTGGAAAATATGTAATAGCTTGGTTACCTAAATCATCTTCATATAACGAACACACAACAACAGTTGTAAAAACTAATAAAGGAGAAAAAATATTATTTCGTCAAATAGCCGGTTTTCTGACTAGACGTATTATTCTTTATGCAAAAAAAAACTCTATAGTTAAAAAAGGAGATGAATTTGGGTTTATTAAGTTTGGATCTAGGGTAGATATTTTTTTACCATTATATTCTATAATTTTAGTGAAAAAGGGAGAAAAAGTCATTGGAGGTATCACTAAAATTTCCACCATTCCTTCCATATAA
- a CDS encoding phosphatidate cytidylyltransferase: MRFIDFKFENNNEKKKYSNFIIRFLTGLIYVVFIIFSIEKGEKIFRMTMMILSFFCLFEFLLILKTKKFLIKITSLFLLFSIFIDFMIEEKKGLISYLIFFIPYSIIFLMIQLFSEKNSDKEKIIQTSYLIFGLVYIILPFYLASYIYTIHNGKKLILGVFILIWTNDSLSYLIGKKWGKRKISISISPKKSIEGAIGGLFFCIVLGFYLYKTWGNKYWFILSFIIPIFSTIGDFVESSIKRSFYVKNSGTFFPGHGGFLDRLDSFIFVIPIVATVVISFIYIF; this comes from the coding sequence ATGAGATTTATTGATTTTAAATTTGAAAATAATAATGAAAAAAAAAAATATTCTAATTTTATAATTAGATTTTTAACTGGATTAATCTATGTTGTTTTCATTATTTTTTCTATTGAAAAGGGAGAAAAAATCTTTAGAATGACAATGATGATATTATCTTTTTTTTGTCTATTTGAGTTTTTATTAATATTAAAAACAAAAAAATTTTTAATCAAAATCACTTCTTTATTTCTTTTATTTTCTATTTTTATAGATTTTATGATAGAAGAAAAAAAAGGATTAATTTCATATTTAATTTTTTTTATTCCCTATTCCATAATTTTTCTTATGATTCAATTATTTTCTGAAAAAAATTCGGATAAAGAAAAAATAATACAAACTAGTTATCTAATTTTTGGATTAGTATATATTATACTTCCATTTTATTTAGCGTCTTACATATATACTATACACAATGGAAAAAAATTAATTTTAGGTGTATTTATTTTAATATGGACAAATGATTCTTTATCCTATTTAATAGGAAAAAAATGGGGAAAAAGAAAAATATCTATATCTATTTCTCCAAAAAAATCAATAGAAGGTGCCATTGGGGGGTTGTTTTTTTGTATAGTATTAGGATTTTATTTATATAAAACATGGGGAAATAAATATTGGTTTATTTTATCTTTTATCATTCCCATTTTTTCTACTATTGGTGATTTTGTAGAGTCCAGTATTAAAAGATCCTTTTATGTAAAAAATTCAGGAACTTTTTTTCCTGGACATGGTGGCTTTTTAGATAGATTAGATAGTTTTATTTTTGTAATTCCTATTGTAGCCACTGTAGTCATCAGTTTCATTTATATTTTCTAA